TAATGGCCGTGGGATCCATCACGCGCAGGTTTTGCTCGCGGACCATGTGATAGTTCAACTCTTTGTACAGCACCGCATGCGGATTCTTCTCCGGATCGTCGCTATATACGCCATCGACGCGCGTGGCCTTCAAGAGCACTTGCGCTTCCAATTCCAGCGCCCTTTGCGCGGCGGCCGTGTCGGTCGTCACGAACGGACTTCCGGTGCCGGCGGCGAGGATCACGATGCGTCCCTTTTCCAGGTGACGCCGCGCCCGGCGGCGAATATAGGGCTCCGCCACGCCATCCATCTTGATCGCCGTGAGCAATCGCGTTTGCGCACCGAGCGATTCCAGTGCGTCTTGCAACGCCAGGCCGTTGATCACGGTGGCCAGCATACCCATGTA
The nucleotide sequence above comes from Planctomycetia bacterium. Encoded proteins:
- the pyrH gene encoding UMP kinase produces the protein MADDGSGRSASQYRRVVLKLSGESFVHAGERGISMTEVRHIAEQTVQAAQYGAEIAIVIGGGNILRGAQFTAGNTGIQEATAHYMGMLATVINGLALQDALESLGAQTRLLTAIKMDGVAEPYIRRRARRHLEKGRIVILAAGTGSPFVTTDTAAAQRALELEAQVLLKATRVDGVYSDDPEKNPHAVLYKELNYHMVREQNLRVMDPTAITQCMEHDMPILVFNYKKTGNIVRAVRGETVGTLISSAVPANVG